Genomic window (Streptomyces sp. NBC_01431):
TAACGGTTTCCAGACCCACACCCACGATGATGAGGATGCTCGTCCCGCCGAGCGGGAAGCTCTGGACACCGCCGAAGATGATCAACGCCATTGTCGGTACGAGCGCGATCAGCCCCAGATACAGCGACCCCGGCCAGGTGATCCGGTTGAGTACGTAACTCAGGTACTCAGCGGTCGGTCGGCCAGCCCGGATGCCCGGGATGAAGCCACCATACTTCTTCATGTTGTCGGCGACTTCCTCGGGGTTGAACGAGATCGCCACGTAGAAGAACGCGAAGAAAACGATCAGCAGGAAGTAGCTGACGATGTAGTAAGGATGGTCGCCCTTGGTCAAGTTGTCCTTGATCCAGGTCGCCCAGCCCGCCGTCGAGTTCGAGAACTGGACGATCAGCGCCGGAATGTAGAGCAGCGACGAGGCGAAGATGACCGGGATCACACCGGCCTGGTTGACCTTCAACGGGATGTAGGTCGAGGTTCCGCCGTAGGACCGGCGGCCGATCATGCGCTTCGCGTACTGCACCGGGATGCGCCGCTGGGCCTGTTCGACGAAGACCACGAGCCCGACCATGACGAGGCCGACGAGGATCACGGTGCCGAACTCGATCCAGCCGCCCGCCAGGTGACCCTGCTTCTTGATGGTCCACAGGGAGCTGGGGAAGCTGGAGGCGATCGAGATGAACATCAGGATCGACATGCCGTTGCCGATGCCCTTGTCGGTGATGAGCTCACCGAGCCACATGACGGCGGCGGTACCGGCGGTCATCGTGACGACCATCGTGATGGTGGTGAAGATCGAGCGGTTCGGAATGATCTCGGTGGCCACCTGGCAGCCGTTGAAGAGCGCACCGCTGCGGGCGGTGGCCACCAGACCGGTGCCCTGGAGGATCGCCAGCGCGACGGTCAGATAACGCGTGTACTGCGTGATCTTGGCCGTGCCCGCCTGCCCCTCCTTCTTGAGGGCTTCCAGGCGTGGGATCACCACGGTCAGCAGCTGCAGAATGATGCTCGCCGTGATGTACGGCATGATGCCGAGCGCGAAGATCGTGATCTGCAGCAGCGCACCGCCACTGAACATGTTCACCAGGCCGAACAGACCGCTGTTCTGCTGAGCCTGGTCCACACAGGTCTGCACGTTCTTGTAGCTCACGCCGGGCATCGGCACATGCGTACCGAGCCGGTAGATCACGATGATGCCGAGTGTGAAGAGCAGCTTCTTGCGCAGGTCAGGCGTCTTGAACGCCTGGGCGAACGCGGTGAGCACGGTGCCTCCTGCGACCCCCGCGCAAGTGCGTCAGGGTGACGGTCTTGAGGATCGACGAATAAGGATGGAAAGTCTTGACCTGCCAAAAATCCGTGCGGTAGCCGTCCAGGCACACAGCACGGAACTTAGACAGTGCACGCCACCTTACCGGCGAGCGTGCCCCCCTAGGAACGACCAACCGGGGATGCCCCATATGAGAGGCATCCCCGGTCGGATGTTCAAGCCATCAAGCTGTCTCAGACAAGCTCGGTGACGGTGCCGCCGGCAGCGGCAATCTTCTCCTTGGCGGAGCCGGAGACGGCGTCAACCGTCACCTGCAGCGCCACGGAGATCTCGCCCTGGCCCAGGACCTTGACGAGGCTGTTCTTGCGCACCGCGCCCTTGGCGACCAGGTCGGCCACCGTGACCTCTCCACCCTCGGGGTAGAGAGCGCCGAGCTTGTCCAGGTTCACGACCTGGTACTCGGTGCGGAACGGGTTCTTGAAGCCCTTCAGCTTCGGAAGACGCATGTGGAGGGGCATCTGGCCACCCTCGAAGCGCTCCGGAACCTGGTAACGGGCCTTCGTACCCTTGGTACCACGACCTGCGGTCTTACCCTTGGACGCCTCACCACGACCCACACGGGTCTTGGCGGTCTTGGCACCCGGGGCAGGACGGAGGTTGTGGGCCTTCAGCGGGCTGTTCTCACCCATGTCAGTCAACCTCCTCAACCGTCACGAGGTGGCGGACGGTCTGCACCATGCCGCGGAACTCGGGGCGGTCCTCCTTGACAACCACGTCGTTCAGGCGCTTGAGCCCGAGCGAACGCAGGGTGTCGCGGTGGTTCTGCTTGCTACCGATGTACGACTTCGTCTGCGTGATCTTGAGACGGGACATTACGCACCCGCCCCAGCACGTGCACGCAGCAGAGCCGCGGGGGCGACGGCCTCGAGGGGCAGACCACGGCGAGCCGCGATCTCCTCGGGACGCTGCAGGCCCTGGAGGGCTGCCACGGTCGCGTGCACGATGTTGATCGCGTTGTCGGAGCCGAGCGACTTCGACAGGATGTCGTGAACGCCGGCGCACTCGAGCACCGCACGCACCGGGCCACCGGCGATAACACCGGTACCGGGGGAAGCAGGCTTCAGCAGGACGACGCCCGCGGCCTTCTCGCCCTGGATCGGGTGCGGGATGGTGCCCTGGATGCGGGGAACCTTGAAGAAGTTCTTCTTGGCTTCCTCGACGCCCTTGGCGATGGCCGCGGGAACTTCCTTGGCCTTGCCGTAACCGACACCTACGGTGCCGTCACCGTCGCCCACCACGACCAGCGCGGTGAAGCTGAAGCGGCGACCACCCTTGACAACCTTGGCAACGCGGTTGATCGCGACGACGCGCTCAACGTAGGCGGTCTTCTCGGCGGCAGCGCCACCGTCGCGACCCTTCCGGTCCCGCCGCTCGCCGCCACCGGCACCGCTTCCGCGGCGCTGGGGTCCAGCCATTGGATTTACCTCTCTCTGTTACGTCCGTTAGTCCCGGAACCGGGGCTTAGAACTTCAGCCCGGCTTCGCGGGCGGCGTCAGCCAGAGCGGCAATGCGCCCGGCGTACCTGTTGCCACCACGGTCGAACACGACGGCCTCGACGCCGGCGGCCTTCGCACGCTCGGCGACAAGCGCGCCGACCTGCTGGGCCTGGGCGCTCTTGTCGGCCTCGCCACCACGGATCGAAGCGTCCAGGGTCGACGCCGACGCGAGCGTGTGGCCCGCGATGTCGTCGATGACCTGAGCCACGATGTTGCGGTTGGAGCGCGTCACGACCAGGCGCGGACGCTCCGGCGTACCGGACACGTGCTTGCGCACGCGGATGTGGCGGCGCTTGATGGCAGCGCGCTTGTACGCGTCGCCCTTAGCAATCTTCACACCGTATGCCATGGCTTACTTACCCGCCTTTCCGACCTTGCGGCGGATGACCTCGCCCGCGTACTTGACGCCCTTGGCCTTGTACGGGTCGGGCTTCCGCAGCTTGCGGATGTTGGCGGCGACCTCGCCGACCTTCTGCTTGTCGATGCCCTCGACGCTGAGCTTCGTGGGCGACTCGACCTTGAAGGTGATGCCCTCGGGGGCCTCGACGGTGATCGAGTGGCTGTATCCCAGCGCGAACTCCAGGTTGGAGCCCTTCGCCTGGACGCGGTAACCGACACCGCTGATCTCGAGCGCCTTGGTGTATCCCTGGGTCACACCGGTGATCATGTTGGCCACCAGCGTGCGGGACAGGCCGTGCAGGGCCTTGTTCTGACGCTCGTCGTTGGGGCGGGTGACGTTCAGAACGCCGTCCTCACCCTTCACGATCTCGATGGGAGCCGCAACGGCGTGCGTGAGGGAACCCTTGGGGCCCTTCACGTGGACCGTACGGCCATCGATGGTGACGTCCACACCGGCGGGAACCTGGATGGGGAGCTTGCCGATTCGCGACATTAGCTTTTCCTCCGTTCCCGACTACCAGACGTAGGCGAGGACTTCCCCACCTACGCCCTTCTTGCCTGCCTGCTGACCGGTGAGCAGACCGTGCGACGTGGAGATGATCGCCACGCCCAGGCCGCCGAGCACCTTCGGCAGGTTGGTGGACTTCGCGTACACACGCAGACCGGGCTTCGAGATCCGCTTGATGCCCGCGATGGAGCGCTCACGGTTCGGCCCGAACTTCAGCTCGAGGGTGAGGTTCTTGCCGACCTCGGCGTCCTCGACCTTCCAGCCAGTGATGAAGCCCTCCTGCTGGAGGATCTCCGCGATGTGCGACTTGATCTTGCTGTGCGGCATCACGACGGTGTCGTGGTACGCCGAGTTAGCGTTGCGCAGACGAGT
Coding sequences:
- the rplO gene encoding 50S ribosomal protein L15, encoding MGENSPLKAHNLRPAPGAKTAKTRVGRGEASKGKTAGRGTKGTKARYQVPERFEGGQMPLHMRLPKLKGFKNPFRTEYQVVNLDKLGALYPEGGEVTVADLVAKGAVRKNSLVKVLGQGEISVALQVTVDAVSGSAKEKIAAAGGTVTELV
- the rpmD gene encoding 50S ribosomal protein L30; translation: MSRLKITQTKSYIGSKQNHRDTLRSLGLKRLNDVVVKEDRPEFRGMVQTVRHLVTVEEVD
- the rplF gene encoding 50S ribosomal protein L6 yields the protein MSRIGKLPIQVPAGVDVTIDGRTVHVKGPKGSLTHAVAAPIEIVKGEDGVLNVTRPNDERQNKALHGLSRTLVANMITGVTQGYTKALEISGVGYRVQAKGSNLEFALGYSHSITVEAPEGITFKVESPTKLSVEGIDKQKVGEVAANIRKLRKPDPYKAKGVKYAGEVIRRKVGKAGK
- the rpsH gene encoding 30S ribosomal protein S8, with the translated sequence MTMTDPIADMLTRLRNANSAYHDTVVMPHSKIKSHIAEILQQEGFITGWKVEDAEVGKNLTLELKFGPNRERSIAGIKRISKPGLRVYAKSTNLPKVLGGLGVAIISTSHGLLTGQQAGKKGVGGEVLAYVW
- the secY gene encoding preprotein translocase subunit SecY — its product is MLTAFAQAFKTPDLRKKLLFTLGIIVIYRLGTHVPMPGVSYKNVQTCVDQAQQNSGLFGLVNMFSGGALLQITIFALGIMPYITASIILQLLTVVIPRLEALKKEGQAGTAKITQYTRYLTVALAILQGTGLVATARSGALFNGCQVATEIIPNRSIFTTITMVVTMTAGTAAVMWLGELITDKGIGNGMSILMFISIASSFPSSLWTIKKQGHLAGGWIEFGTVILVGLVMVGLVVFVEQAQRRIPVQYAKRMIGRRSYGGTSTYIPLKVNQAGVIPVIFASSLLYIPALIVQFSNSTAGWATWIKDNLTKGDHPYYIVSYFLLIVFFAFFYVAISFNPEEVADNMKKYGGFIPGIRAGRPTAEYLSYVLNRITWPGSLYLGLIALVPTMALIIFGGVQSFPLGGTSILIIVGVGLETVKQIESQLQQRNYEGFLR
- the rpsE gene encoding 30S ribosomal protein S5, producing MAGPQRRGSGAGGGERRDRKGRDGGAAAEKTAYVERVVAINRVAKVVKGGRRFSFTALVVVGDGDGTVGVGYGKAKEVPAAIAKGVEEAKKNFFKVPRIQGTIPHPIQGEKAAGVVLLKPASPGTGVIAGGPVRAVLECAGVHDILSKSLGSDNAINIVHATVAALQGLQRPEEIAARRGLPLEAVAPAALLRARAGAGA
- the rplR gene encoding 50S ribosomal protein L18, which gives rise to MAYGVKIAKGDAYKRAAIKRRHIRVRKHVSGTPERPRLVVTRSNRNIVAQVIDDIAGHTLASASTLDASIRGGEADKSAQAQQVGALVAERAKAAGVEAVVFDRGGNRYAGRIAALADAAREAGLKF